A window of the Mesotoga prima MesG1.Ag.4.2 genome harbors these coding sequences:
- a CDS encoding 2-hydroxyacyl-CoA dehydratase subunit D: MSRKSVRFGSFLRNHIDDRDSFKKWLQLGMAFENFRRKYFPDRDRPRFVNTVNHLALEEVYHAVKGEKTAWVNLMNPSELLLSAGLRPVSAEGISGALSSMHLEDTAISVSSQAGISDSLCTFHRASLGVSLRKLLPPPKLVMTTSILCDGNLPTFKRIAGEYDVPFILIDVPRGRKQEAVGYVLSQLKDVIVTIQEITGKPFKMDELSLRLSYERELINNLEKARLRAHDSYLPQHLYEHMNSLYVLHTLAGDPRIALGSRNVAESLKVIPENAKRILWLHIPPYYDNELFELFSPNSENLVVGNELMWDWIYPVDPDRPLESLAKKLVFNPLCGSVVDRGEFCLGLARDFNVDGVIHFSHWGCRQSSGGVPFLKRLFESEKIPFLELTGDCVDHSSQGAGQLRTRVEAFLEILENRR, translated from the coding sequence ATGTCAAGAAAGAGTGTTAGATTCGGGAGCTTTCTCAGAAATCACATAGATGACAGAGATAGTTTCAAGAAATGGCTTCAGCTCGGCATGGCATTTGAGAACTTCAGAAGAAAGTATTTTCCAGACAGAGATCGACCGCGATTTGTCAATACGGTCAATCATTTGGCTTTGGAAGAGGTCTACCATGCAGTGAAGGGTGAGAAGACCGCGTGGGTAAATCTGATGAACCCTTCAGAACTTCTTCTTTCGGCGGGGCTTAGACCCGTTTCGGCCGAAGGCATTTCAGGCGCTCTTTCGTCTATGCATCTTGAGGACACGGCAATCTCTGTTTCTTCGCAGGCTGGAATAAGCGACTCTTTGTGCACTTTTCATAGGGCTTCTCTCGGTGTTTCTTTGAGAAAGTTACTTCCTCCGCCGAAACTGGTGATGACCACAAGCATTCTATGCGATGGAAACCTCCCGACTTTCAAGAGAATAGCTGGAGAGTACGATGTGCCTTTTATTCTGATCGATGTGCCCAGAGGTCGGAAGCAGGAAGCGGTTGGGTACGTCCTGTCTCAACTGAAAGATGTAATTGTCACAATTCAAGAGATCACCGGGAAGCCTTTCAAGATGGATGAGTTGTCATTGAGATTATCTTATGAAAGAGAACTGATAAATAACCTCGAAAAGGCTAGGCTCAGAGCGCACGACTCGTATCTTCCTCAGCATCTCTACGAACATATGAACTCGCTGTATGTCCTTCATACTCTTGCCGGTGATCCTCGAATTGCATTGGGCTCCAGAAACGTCGCGGAGAGCCTTAAAGTAATCCCCGAAAACGCAAAGAGGATACTATGGCTACACATACCACCTTATTACGACAATGAGTTATTCGAGTTATTTTCACCTAATAGTGAAAATCTAGTTGTAGGTAACGAACTTATGTGGGACTGGATATATCCAGTAGATCCCGACCGACCGCTAGAAAGCCTTGCAAAAAAGCTTGTTTTCAATCCGCTTTGCGGTAGCGTCGTTGATCGGGGCGAGTTCTGTTTGGGTCTCGCCAGAGATTTCAATGTCGATGGGGTTATCCACTTCTCTCATTGGGGTTGCAGGCAGTCTTCCGGAGGCGTACCTTTCCTCAAGAGGTTGTTTGAAAGTGAGAAGATTCCATTTCTAGAGTTAACGGGAGACTGTGTCGATCATTCATCACAAGGTGCGGGGCAGCTTCGAACAAGAGTGGAAGCCTTCCTCGAAATACTGGAGAATAGAAGATGA
- a CDS encoding DUF6512 family protein gives MSVRKTSFPSCEVVGFSFVFIVGTLLHMAYDWSGDDAIVGIFAPVNESIRELLKMVFTPGLILLFLELLFCSEIPTASFLSGKAVGIYVMCVTILGGLYSYSLVIHYGLILDVLLMVIAIALGQLVSFKISPRIAADSTAGIISLVMLVLLGASFVVFTFLPPHWEFFRDSITGAFGI, from the coding sequence ATGTCGGTGAGAAAGACCAGTTTTCCTAGTTGTGAAGTAGTAGGCTTCTCTTTCGTATTTATTGTTGGTACCTTGCTTCACATGGCCTATGACTGGAGCGGGGACGATGCTATCGTAGGTATTTTTGCGCCGGTAAATGAAAGTATCCGGGAGCTCCTTAAAATGGTTTTCACGCCTGGACTAATACTTCTTTTTCTAGAATTGCTGTTTTGCAGTGAGATACCGACCGCTTCTTTTCTCTCTGGAAAGGCAGTTGGAATCTACGTGATGTGCGTAACGATTCTTGGAGGTTTGTATTCCTATTCTCTTGTCATTCATTACGGTCTCATTCTTGATGTACTTCTCATGGTAATCGCGATTGCACTGGGGCAGCTAGTGTCGTTCAAGATCTCACCCAGGATCGCTGCAGATTCAACTGCAGGAATCATTTCACTTGTAATGTTGGTCTTGCTAGGTGCTTCCTTCGTAGTATTCACCTTTTTGCCGCCGCATTGGGAGTTCTTTAGAGATTCAATAACGGGAGCTTTCGGGATCTAG
- a CDS encoding urocanate hydratase — translation MEIKLEDTLPPDPEFKPGIRRAPKRELTLSKKEIELALVNALRYIPVRLHEKLAPEFLNELLTMGRIYGYRYRPRGEIKGRPIEMYKGKCIEGKAFQVMIDNNLDFDVALYPYELVTYGETGQVCQNWMQYRLIKRYLEELTEDQTLVVMSGHPLGLFSSNKSSPRVIITNALMVGMFDNQEQWIRAQALGVANYGQMTAGGWMYIGPQGIVHGTFNTILNAGRLKLGIGDEGDLGGHLFVSSGLGGMSGAQGKAVKIAGGVGIIAEVDRSRIETRLEQGWVDEVIEDPSEAFALAIEKMKSRESQAIAFHGNIVDLLEYAVNNDVHIELLSDQTSCHAPYDGGYCPQGLTFDERTELLRSDRKRFIELVDKSLVRHFSLIRMLVHKGTYFFDYGNSFMKAVFDAGAKEIAKNGTDTSEGFIFPSYVEDIMGPMLFDFGYGPFRWVCLSGKKEDLLKTDAAAMSLIDPDRRGQDRDNYIWIRDADKNRLVVGTQARILYQDAAGRRDIALKFNEMVRCGEIGPIMIGRDHHDTGGTDSPFRETSNIKDGSNIMADMATQCFAGNAARGMSMVSLHNGGGVGIGKAINGGFGLVLDGSERVDKIIRTSISWDVMSGVARRAWARNENALSVASEFNRQKRGSEQITLPYLVDEGIISKAIKEAETEKEK, via the coding sequence ATGGAAATCAAACTGGAAGATACTTTGCCACCGGATCCAGAATTCAAGCCGGGAATCCGGAGAGCACCGAAGAGAGAACTAACTCTCTCTAAAAAGGAGATAGAGCTTGCTCTAGTGAATGCGCTGCGTTACATACCTGTAAGGCTTCATGAGAAACTTGCCCCAGAATTCCTAAATGAACTTTTAACGATGGGCAGGATCTACGGATATAGATATAGGCCTCGGGGTGAAATAAAGGGCAGGCCTATCGAAATGTATAAGGGGAAGTGCATTGAAGGTAAAGCATTTCAGGTAATGATAGATAACAATCTTGACTTCGATGTTGCTCTCTACCCTTATGAACTCGTCACTTACGGTGAGACGGGACAGGTCTGTCAGAACTGGATGCAGTACAGGCTTATCAAAAGGTACCTTGAGGAATTGACTGAAGATCAGACTCTGGTTGTAATGTCTGGACACCCGCTTGGATTATTCAGTTCAAACAAATCTAGTCCAAGAGTAATCATAACAAACGCCCTTATGGTAGGAATGTTTGATAATCAGGAACAGTGGATAAGGGCACAGGCGCTTGGAGTTGCTAATTATGGCCAGATGACCGCGGGTGGCTGGATGTACATAGGGCCTCAAGGAATTGTCCATGGAACCTTCAACACGATTCTCAATGCAGGAAGACTGAAACTCGGCATTGGTGACGAAGGCGATCTTGGTGGTCATCTCTTTGTCTCATCGGGACTGGGAGGAATGAGCGGAGCTCAGGGAAAGGCCGTAAAGATAGCGGGCGGTGTCGGCATAATTGCCGAAGTTGACCGATCAAGGATCGAGACGCGACTCGAACAGGGATGGGTTGACGAGGTGATCGAAGATCCTTCTGAAGCATTCGCTCTCGCAATAGAAAAGATGAAGAGCAGAGAAAGCCAAGCTATTGCCTTTCACGGGAACATAGTGGATCTTCTCGAATACGCTGTAAATAATGATGTTCACATTGAATTGCTTTCGGATCAGACGTCCTGTCATGCTCCCTATGATGGAGGTTACTGTCCTCAGGGTTTGACTTTCGATGAGAGAACCGAGCTACTGAGAAGTGACAGGAAAAGATTTATAGAACTGGTAGATAAATCACTCGTGAGGCATTTCAGTCTGATAAGAATGCTTGTTCACAAGGGAACCTATTTCTTCGACTACGGCAATTCCTTCATGAAAGCGGTCTTCGATGCCGGTGCAAAAGAAATTGCGAAGAATGGAACGGATACTTCGGAAGGATTCATTTTTCCCTCTTATGTAGAAGATATAATGGGTCCAATGCTTTTCGATTTCGGGTACGGACCGTTCAGATGGGTATGCCTCAGCGGCAAAAAGGAGGACTTGTTGAAAACCGATGCCGCAGCAATGAGTCTTATTGATCCAGATCGACGAGGCCAGGACAGGGACAATTACATCTGGATTAGGGACGCCGATAAGAACCGGCTTGTAGTTGGCACGCAGGCGAGAATACTTTATCAGGATGCTGCCGGAAGACGCGATATCGCTCTGAAATTCAACGAGATGGTGAGATGCGGAGAGATAGGTCCGATAATGATTGGGAGAGATCACCACGACACCGGCGGTACCGATTCGCCTTTCAGGGAGACATCGAACATAAAGGATGGAAGCAATATTATGGCAGACATGGCAACCCAGTGCTTTGCTGGCAATGCTGCAAGAGGCATGAGCATGGTCTCGCTCCACAACGGTGGAGGCGTTGGAATAGGCAAGGCAATAAACGGTGGCTTTGGTCTTGTATTGGATGGAAGCGAGAGAGTGGATAAAATTATCAGAACATCGATATCTTGGGACGTCATGAGTGGTGTGGCCAGAAGAGCCTGGGCGAGAAACGAAAACGCCCTGTCAGTTGCATCTGAATTCAACAGGCAAAAGAGGGGGAGCGAGCAGATAACGCTTCCTTATCTGGTGGATGAAGGAATCATCAGCAAAGCGATTAAAGAAGCTGAAACTGAAAAGGAGAAATGA
- a CDS encoding pyruvate kinase alpha/beta domain-containing protein, with amino-acid sequence MTMYFSKSDEETTKTLLARIFERAEEKNIDKVILPSTSGVVARMAFDLVPDSVRLIIVTHSVGFREPDEDEFDPQVRKLYSGSRHSLLTVTHLFRGIEVAFAKANGGVYPLQIFATALRLFGQGTKVAVEIAIMAADAGIVRTDQWVISAGGTNHGIDTAFVLKPCHSTDLSIFKFGELIGIPSSL; translated from the coding sequence ATGACGATGTACTTTTCAAAGAGTGACGAAGAAACAACAAAAACACTCCTTGCGAGAATATTTGAAAGGGCCGAGGAGAAGAATATCGATAAAGTGATCTTGCCTTCTACGAGTGGTGTAGTTGCAAGAATGGCTTTTGATCTTGTCCCTGATTCAGTCCGGTTGATAATCGTCACCCATAGTGTTGGCTTTCGAGAACCAGATGAAGATGAATTCGACCCTCAAGTTAGGAAGCTCTATTCTGGAAGTCGACATTCACTACTTACAGTGACCCATCTCTTCAGAGGAATAGAAGTAGCTTTTGCCAAAGCGAATGGCGGTGTGTATCCTCTACAGATTTTTGCGACAGCCCTGCGCCTCTTTGGCCAGGGAACGAAAGTAGCCGTTGAGATAGCCATAATGGCAGCCGATGCAGGAATTGTAAGAACCGATCAGTGGGTGATTTCGGCAGGCGGAACAAACCACGGGATAGATACTGCTTTTGTACTAAAGCCATGTCATTCAACTGATTTGAGTATCTTCAAATTCGGGGAGCTAATAGGTATTCCGTCTAGTCTCTAA
- a CDS encoding glycosyltransferase family 4 protein, with product MPSKTPERVRDGVVINDDFSASQHLISQLNEPKKLEKLSLHQSNLVRILSAIRMGEVLSYEALETKLREWENDILLSTSLFRGVQRSGRKLAFRDLLTVIGKSEEIDSLLSRVIRYDSSDLVAAKKHASVLLESAVLDGRDGFDPEALLDLWKENERVRSLLLLLSGEKRPLIREMIGKSLGDDLSLHLGIILKAVRYGINLPDNHPALTAGPCLKKIYSLLIDLRDQIRVNSVLVQFSFYGDPLKTGKGSSGGMGTFLRTLGNELTQNLPGVVTIVPLEMREISRMDRLWRTEREHHFLIYVPFLGYEKMIMNNFLEERTTLISNVTDILSIAGISPEQFHMRFSDFASQAMLDLSKKTGIRSFFTVTPDPQWRFVDQKGSLIKLDAVDAVRETSKVEVSWKMLRDCDGLFGIGSEESRNQLLAYYPPLLDESISKKLTMMPEGISLRNECPIFVNGPLYSMLFEKDKEFYLERSFRNNPLLLTVGRLDPAKGQVKLLTAWGNSGLWNSFNLVIVGGDLDHPNRIEANELEEIRKYVRQNKELHGRFCHLPAMNNDEIRCLENSISRVKATPWPPTYVAPSFKEEFGIAILEAMAAGFVAIAPKRGGVKSYIRDGYNGFLIDTTDEVSIEKELRRLLIDVRPSARRMKMIAENGSKTIYRRYSISVVAKQFSSYYSS from the coding sequence TTGCCTTCGAAGACGCCTGAGAGAGTTCGTGACGGTGTTGTTATTAACGATGATTTCTCGGCTTCTCAGCACTTGATCTCTCAGCTTAACGAACCCAAGAAGCTTGAAAAATTATCTCTTCATCAAAGCAATCTAGTAAGAATTCTTTCTGCAATCAGGATGGGTGAGGTTCTTAGCTATGAGGCATTAGAAACAAAGCTTAGGGAGTGGGAGAATGACATTCTTTTGTCCACATCGTTGTTCAGAGGAGTACAACGTAGTGGAAGAAAACTTGCATTTAGAGATTTGCTGACTGTTATTGGAAAGTCAGAAGAGATCGATTCACTTCTCTCAAGAGTAATTCGCTATGATTCTTCCGATCTAGTTGCTGCAAAAAAGCATGCTTCAGTCCTTCTCGAGTCTGCGGTACTTGACGGAAGAGATGGCTTCGATCCGGAAGCCCTGCTAGATCTATGGAAAGAGAATGAAAGGGTCCGCTCTCTTCTGCTCCTGCTATCAGGTGAGAAAAGACCATTAATTAGGGAAATGATAGGTAAGTCTCTCGGAGATGATCTTTCACTTCACCTCGGTATTATCTTGAAAGCGGTGAGGTATGGAATCAATCTTCCTGATAATCACCCGGCCTTAACTGCTGGTCCTTGCTTAAAAAAGATTTACTCTTTGCTTATAGATCTGAGAGATCAGATTCGTGTGAACTCAGTTCTTGTTCAGTTCAGTTTCTATGGTGATCCTCTGAAGACAGGAAAGGGCTCCAGTGGTGGAATGGGAACGTTTCTCAGAACACTCGGAAATGAACTGACTCAGAACTTACCGGGTGTTGTTACAATCGTTCCACTCGAAATGAGGGAAATATCGAGAATGGACCGATTGTGGAGAACGGAAAGAGAACATCACTTCTTAATATATGTTCCTTTTCTAGGCTACGAAAAGATGATTATGAATAACTTCCTTGAAGAGAGAACTACTCTAATTTCGAACGTTACAGACATACTTTCGATTGCGGGAATAAGCCCGGAACAATTTCATATGAGGTTTTCGGATTTCGCTTCTCAAGCGATGCTCGATCTATCGAAAAAGACTGGGATCCGGTCCTTTTTTACGGTAACACCCGATCCCCAGTGGCGCTTCGTAGATCAGAAAGGGTCTCTTATCAAACTGGATGCTGTTGATGCAGTAAGAGAGACTTCAAAAGTCGAAGTATCGTGGAAGATGCTTAGGGATTGCGACGGGCTTTTCGGAATAGGAAGTGAGGAGAGCAGGAATCAGCTACTTGCATACTATCCGCCACTTCTCGACGAAAGTATCTCAAAGAAACTCACGATGATGCCGGAAGGTATATCATTACGGAATGAGTGCCCGATTTTTGTGAATGGGCCTCTCTATTCGATGCTGTTCGAGAAAGATAAGGAATTCTACCTCGAAAGATCTTTCAGAAACAATCCTCTGCTTCTTACGGTTGGAAGACTTGATCCTGCAAAGGGCCAGGTGAAACTACTAACGGCCTGGGGAAACTCCGGTCTCTGGAATTCGTTTAATTTAGTTATAGTCGGGGGAGATCTGGATCATCCAAATAGAATCGAAGCAAACGAACTTGAGGAGATCAGGAAATACGTGAGACAAAACAAAGAACTCCACGGGAGATTCTGCCACTTACCTGCGATGAACAACGATGAGATTAGATGTCTTGAAAATAGTATTTCGCGAGTAAAAGCCACTCCGTGGCCTCCGACGTATGTTGCTCCTTCCTTCAAAGAGGAGTTTGGAATAGCCATACTTGAAGCCATGGCTGCAGGCTTTGTGGCTATCGCGCCAAAGCGTGGGGGAGTGAAGAGTTATATACGTGACGGATACAATGGTTTTCTCATTGATACAACCGACGAGGTTTCGATCGAAAAGGAGTTAAGGAGACTGCTGATAGATGTAAGACCCTCCGCAAGAAGAATGAAGATGATTGCCGAGAACGGGAGCAAAACTATTTATAGGAGGTACTCCATTTCCGTAGTGGCAAAGCAGTTTTCATCTTATTATTCTTCTTGA
- a CDS encoding B12-binding domain-containing radical SAM protein, producing MRVLMVYPEYPETFWSFKHALKFVSKKAAYPPLGLMTVAAMLPKEWEKKLIDMNTDTLRDEDIEKSDYVMISSMDIQFDSTKNVIQKCKDLGVKTVAGGPLFTTRPEEFSEVDHLVLGEAEKTLEPFLLDLEKGQAKHIYKSDDFPDIESSPIPDWSLLDMRKYSSMNIQYSRGCPYNCEFCDIVLLNGHIPRTKSAEKLVAEMEALYKVGWRGGVFLVDDNFIGNKVKLKREILPAIAEWMKKRNYPFVLNTEASIDLSDDDELMRLMVDASFGTVFVGIETTEEESLVECGKFQNRNRDLLSSVRKMQEFGLQVQGGFIVGFDHDKPSVFSNMIDFIQKSGIVTAMVGVLTAPTGTRLFQRLKKENRIVSEFSGNNTSIMTNIVPKMGMKNLVDGYYRILKSIYAPKPYTQRVITFLKNYKPNSVKHVRPFTDSIKAFLKSLWVLGIKDKGRMNYWSLLLWTIFFKPSLFPLSVEFAIYGYHFRKSLSFGLQAENEAQPPSS from the coding sequence ATGAGAGTTTTGATGGTTTATCCAGAATATCCAGAAACGTTCTGGAGTTTCAAACATGCCTTGAAATTCGTCTCGAAAAAGGCTGCATATCCACCGCTGGGACTCATGACCGTTGCCGCTATGTTGCCTAAAGAATGGGAGAAGAAACTCATCGATATGAACACAGATACTCTGCGCGATGAAGATATAGAGAAATCGGATTACGTAATGATTAGCTCAATGGATATTCAGTTCGACTCGACAAAGAATGTTATTCAGAAGTGTAAAGATTTGGGTGTCAAAACTGTAGCGGGCGGGCCGCTCTTTACAACAAGACCCGAGGAGTTCAGTGAGGTCGATCACCTTGTCCTCGGCGAAGCAGAGAAGACATTGGAGCCATTTCTACTTGATTTGGAGAAAGGACAGGCCAAGCACATCTACAAATCCGATGATTTTCCGGATATTGAAAGTAGTCCCATTCCAGACTGGAGTCTTTTGGACATGAGAAAGTACTCTTCAATGAACATCCAGTACTCTAGAGGCTGCCCTTACAACTGTGAGTTCTGTGACATCGTTCTGCTCAACGGGCACATTCCCAGGACAAAGAGCGCTGAAAAGCTTGTCGCTGAAATGGAAGCTTTATATAAAGTCGGCTGGCGTGGAGGAGTATTCTTAGTTGACGATAACTTCATCGGCAATAAGGTAAAACTGAAGAGAGAGATTCTTCCAGCCATTGCAGAATGGATGAAAAAAAGGAACTATCCATTCGTGCTGAATACAGAAGCCTCAATCGATCTTTCAGATGACGACGAACTCATGAGACTCATGGTAGATGCAAGTTTTGGAACCGTATTCGTTGGGATAGAGACTACCGAAGAGGAAAGTCTAGTTGAGTGCGGTAAGTTCCAGAATCGAAACAGGGACTTGCTTTCATCTGTGAGAAAGATGCAGGAGTTCGGACTTCAGGTTCAGGGAGGGTTCATTGTGGGTTTCGATCATGACAAACCCTCGGTATTTAGCAACATGATCGATTTCATTCAGAAGAGCGGTATAGTGACGGCGATGGTCGGTGTTCTCACTGCACCAACGGGAACGAGACTTTTCCAGAGACTGAAAAAAGAGAACAGGATCGTATCGGAGTTCTCCGGCAACAACACCAGCATTATGACTAACATAGTTCCCAAGATGGGAATGAAGAATCTGGTAGACGGATACTACAGAATTCTCAAGAGCATCTACGCGCCGAAGCCTTACACCCAGAGAGTAATTACCTTTCTTAAGAACTACAAACCTAATTCAGTTAAACACGTTAGGCCTTTCACCGATAGTATCAAGGCTTTTTTGAAGTCCCTATGGGTACTTGGAATTAAGGATAAAGGCAGAATGAACTACTGGTCGTTGCTCTTGTGGACGATTTTCTTCAAGCCGTCGCTTTTCCCTTTGTCAGTCGAATTTGCAATATACGGCTATCACTTCAGAAAGTCCCTTTCATTTGGGTTGCAAGCGGAAAACGAAGCTCAACCGCCGAGCAGTTAG
- a CDS encoding acyl-CoA dehydratase activase, translating into MIYYTCSYLPLEVLMGSDIAFQRLMTSSPTSSHELGCNLCGYAKTVYQKGMELDSNDCLLIVDSCDAMRRVGDLLDELSLANVFILRLPWKRDGESVRFLAVEIQRLVYFLESSGISVDLREGILRFNKLVDFVQANEKRLAAGDLSNLYLQPLNGMQATYTSKYGATLGKSRLAITGGITDIGALDAAVKKTGGVIVMNDTCLGARPFSERTQEKPDPFQAVAERLLKWRSPCARFSEGEFRSNGEVDATVFVAPKFCDFYDFVRPKDGKSVYRIELDYPINSQGQLSTRIGALMEKNSVRSVSPSKEGIKMLFAGVDSGSTTTNAVLIDKEGRIIFSKTLKTGVRASNTAEALIAEMTEVASKEGKRIGKCVSTGYGRLLVSSASDRITEISCHARGVFELFPEARGIIDVGGQDSKVIRLSPDGNVDDFAMNDKCAAGTGRFLEVTAAALELEIDEMALMARKRNKDISISSVCTVFAESEVVSLIGMGERIENISSGLFRAIAKRVGAMYSRLGSPVPLVFTGGVARNSGVVDALKELFGTEIIVPEAPEIVGAFGAALIARDSVVED; encoded by the coding sequence ATGATCTACTACACATGTAGCTATTTACCTTTGGAAGTACTTATGGGTAGTGATATTGCTTTTCAGAGGCTGATGACATCTTCTCCGACCTCGAGTCATGAACTGGGATGCAACCTTTGCGGATATGCAAAGACAGTCTATCAGAAGGGCATGGAGCTTGACTCGAATGATTGTCTCTTGATAGTCGATTCCTGCGATGCAATGCGTAGAGTTGGAGACCTTCTCGATGAACTCTCCTTGGCAAACGTATTCATCCTCAGATTACCCTGGAAAAGGGATGGAGAATCAGTAAGATTCTTGGCAGTCGAGATTCAAAGGTTAGTTTACTTCCTCGAGAGCTCAGGTATTTCCGTCGATCTTCGAGAAGGCATTCTTAGATTCAACAAACTTGTCGATTTTGTGCAAGCGAATGAAAAGAGATTGGCTGCAGGAGACCTTTCAAACCTATATTTACAGCCACTTAATGGCATGCAGGCAACTTACACTTCGAAATACGGAGCAACTCTAGGCAAGAGCCGGCTTGCAATAACCGGCGGGATAACTGACATTGGAGCTTTAGATGCAGCCGTTAAGAAGACCGGAGGCGTGATCGTTATGAACGACACCTGTTTGGGAGCTAGACCATTTTCAGAGAGAACCCAAGAGAAACCCGATCCGTTTCAAGCAGTTGCAGAGAGACTCCTTAAGTGGAGATCGCCGTGCGCTCGGTTCTCGGAGGGAGAATTTCGTTCAAATGGGGAAGTTGATGCGACGGTCTTTGTGGCACCGAAGTTCTGTGATTTCTATGATTTTGTGCGTCCTAAGGATGGCAAAAGTGTCTACAGAATAGAACTTGATTATCCTATCAATTCCCAAGGGCAGTTGTCGACGAGAATAGGAGCATTGATGGAGAAGAATAGCGTAAGATCAGTGTCACCTTCCAAGGAGGGAATAAAGATGCTTTTCGCCGGGGTCGATTCCGGTTCTACCACGACTAACGCAGTTCTGATAGACAAAGAAGGAAGAATCATTTTCTCGAAGACATTGAAGACCGGTGTAAGAGCTTCAAATACGGCCGAAGCTCTAATTGCGGAGATGACTGAAGTGGCCTCGAAGGAAGGCAAACGCATAGGAAAATGTGTTTCCACTGGTTATGGAAGGTTGCTGGTTTCCTCTGCAAGTGATAGGATTACGGAAATCTCATGCCACGCCAGGGGAGTCTTCGAACTCTTTCCAGAGGCAAGGGGGATAATCGACGTCGGTGGTCAGGACAGCAAGGTAATTCGGCTATCCCCGGACGGTAATGTCGATGACTTCGCCATGAACGACAAATGCGCAGCTGGAACGGGAAGGTTTCTGGAAGTTACGGCGGCCGCACTTGAACTTGAAATAGATGAGATGGCCCTTATGGCTAGGAAACGGAATAAAGACATCTCTATAAGTTCTGTCTGCACAGTTTTCGCAGAGTCCGAAGTCGTTTCCTTGATCGGAATGGGAGAGAGGATCGAGAACATCTCGTCTGGTCTGTTTAGAGCCATTGCCAAGAGAGTTGGAGCAATGTATTCGAGACTTGGATCTCCCGTTCCCCTTGTTTTCACCGGGGGCGTTGCGAGAAACTCTGGAGTTGTTGACGCTTTGAAGGAACTTTTCGGAACAGAGATCATAGTCCCTGAAGCTCCGGAGATAGTGGGGGCCTTTGGAGCTGCGCTGATCGCAAGAGACTCGGTGGTTGAAGATTAG
- a CDS encoding aldo/keto reductase, whose protein sequence is MEYRRLGKTDLEVSLLGLGGFHLLEIELETVKEIVERYLEAGGNYFETARSYGDGVSERKLSLVLPKDGIIVASKTEGRDRKSSERDLLATLKALGREHIDILFLHAVTKNSDWEEISSSDGALRTIEWAKREGLISYVGITSHGYGGTLLRALKEYPFDLFMTQMNYYDRFNFPEIETKVIPFAVSNNIGIVAMKPLADGYLWRSTENAFRYTLTIPVSCIVSGINSIEQLEEDLRLIEKEPFSSEELDELLLTAPELGNYVCRQCMKCLPCPQGINIPGFFLAEGRYDRQMLDGKVRDAADYALRDRLAHWFGSEEQGLSEYSTISPGLDSCDDCGVCNERCPYEIDIPRKLRIVKSKFTEGYIW, encoded by the coding sequence ATGGAATATCGCAGACTTGGGAAGACAGATCTTGAGGTATCTCTTCTGGGGTTGGGAGGTTTTCATCTTCTCGAGATAGAGCTTGAGACTGTGAAGGAGATCGTCGAAAGATACCTCGAAGCGGGCGGGAATTATTTTGAGACCGCAAGGTCTTACGGTGATGGAGTGTCCGAGAGAAAACTCTCTCTAGTTCTACCCAAAGACGGGATAATAGTTGCTTCGAAGACCGAAGGAAGAGACAGGAAGTCTTCCGAAAGGGATCTTTTGGCCACCCTCAAGGCTCTTGGGAGAGAGCACATAGACATACTCTTTCTCCACGCCGTTACAAAGAATAGCGACTGGGAAGAGATATCCTCCTCAGATGGTGCACTGAGGACTATAGAATGGGCCAAGAGGGAAGGACTCATAAGTTACGTGGGAATAACCAGTCATGGTTATGGCGGAACACTATTGAGAGCGCTCAAGGAATATCCTTTCGATCTCTTCATGACACAGATGAACTACTATGACAGATTCAATTTCCCTGAGATAGAAACAAAGGTGATACCCTTTGCAGTCTCTAACAACATAGGGATAGTTGCGATGAAACCACTTGCCGACGGCTATTTATGGAGGAGCACCGAAAACGCTTTCAGGTATACTTTGACTATTCCCGTCTCGTGTATCGTAAGCGGGATAAATTCTATTGAGCAGCTTGAAGAAGATCTTCGCCTCATTGAGAAGGAACCATTTTCTTCTGAAGAACTTGACGAATTGCTTCTAACCGCTCCTGAGCTCGGTAACTATGTTTGCAGGCAGTGCATGAAGTGTCTCCCATGTCCGCAAGGGATAAATATTCCCGGTTTCTTTCTCGCAGAAGGTCGCTATGACAGGCAGATGCTCGACGGAAAAGTGAGGGATGCTGCAGATTATGCCTTGAGGGACAGACTGGCTCACTGGTTTGGAAGTGAAGAGCAGGGTCTTTCAGAGTACAGTACCATATCTCCCGGCTTAGATAGTTGCGATGATTGCGGTGTATGTAATGAACGGTGCCCATACGAAATCGATATTCCTAGGAAATTGAGAATCGTCAAATCGAAGTTCACGGAAGGATATATTTGGTAG